In Sphingobacterium thalpophilum, a genomic segment contains:
- a CDS encoding glycosidase, protein MSTLFEQRLKDVEADHFALLERKNHPVKEHNGIYQRYEHPVLTAAHTPLFWRYDLNEKSNPFLMERFGINGTFNAGAIKWNDKYVLVVRVEGNDRKSFFAIAESANGIDNFKFWDFPVDLPETNDPDTNVYDMRLTAHEDGWIYGIFCTERKDPAAASGDLSSAVAAAGIVRTKDLKHWERLPDLRSKSQQRNVVLHPEFVDGKYTLYTRPQDGFIDTGSGGGIGWGLVDSMENAIVYEERIINHRYYHTIKELKNGEGPAPIKTDKGWLHLAHGVRACAAGLRYVLYVYLTDLAAPEKLIAEPAGHLMAPMGEERVGDVSNVLFSNGWIADDDGTVYLYYASSDTRMHVAVSSVEKLLDYCLSTTGDGMRSKTSVETLVGIISKNLAQ, encoded by the coding sequence ATGAGTACACTATTTGAACAACGTCTAAAAGATGTTGAAGCAGATCACTTTGCCCTATTAGAAAGAAAAAACCATCCTGTGAAGGAGCACAACGGTATTTACCAGCGCTATGAACATCCTGTCTTGACAGCAGCTCATACCCCGCTTTTCTGGCGGTATGATTTAAATGAGAAAAGCAATCCATTTTTGATGGAACGATTTGGTATTAACGGAACTTTTAATGCCGGTGCTATCAAGTGGAACGATAAATACGTATTGGTCGTACGGGTCGAAGGAAATGACCGTAAGTCCTTCTTTGCAATAGCTGAAAGCGCAAACGGAATTGACAATTTTAAGTTCTGGGATTTTCCGGTCGATCTTCCCGAGACGAATGATCCTGATACAAATGTCTATGATATGCGCCTGACGGCCCATGAAGATGGCTGGATTTATGGTATTTTCTGTACCGAACGGAAAGATCCGGCAGCGGCTTCCGGAGACCTTTCTTCGGCAGTGGCCGCAGCAGGAATCGTGCGGACAAAAGATCTAAAACACTGGGAAAGGCTACCGGATCTGAGATCCAAGAGCCAACAGCGAAATGTGGTTCTGCACCCCGAATTTGTCGACGGTAAATATACCTTATATACCCGCCCGCAGGATGGATTTATCGATACCGGAAGTGGCGGCGGTATTGGCTGGGGCTTGGTAGATAGCATGGAGAATGCAATAGTATACGAGGAAAGAATCATAAACCATCGGTATTACCACACGATCAAAGAGCTGAAAAATGGAGAAGGGCCAGCACCTATCAAAACAGACAAAGGCTGGTTGCACCTCGCGCACGGCGTGCGCGCATGTGCTGCTGGACTGCGCTATGTCCTGTATGTCTATCTGACTGATCTTGCTGCGCCGGAAAAACTGATTGCCGAACCGGCAGGTCATCTGATGGCTCCAATGGGTGAGGAACGCGTTGGTGATGTCTCAAACGTGCTTTTTAGTAACGGCTGGATTGCAGATGATGATGGTACAGTTTATCTTTATTATGCCTCGAGTGATACCCGTATGCATGTGGCCGTGTCTTCGGTTGAAAAACTGTTGGACTACTGCCTGTCTACAACTGGAGATGGCATGCGATCAAAAACATCGGTTGAAACACTTGTCGGGATTATTTCAAAGAACTTAGCACAATAA